The Clostridia bacterium nucleotide sequence TACTCCCTGCTCGGCCCACAGGAACAAGAAAATCATCGTGATTGCCATCCTGACGTTGTGGCTCCTAAGAGCTGTAGCCACAAACTTAAAGGCATCTTTAAGGCTGGTTGCTGGGGCAGGGTGCTCCTCATCCACAGGAACCGTGAGGTTGTGCTACTTGATCCAGCCGTACACCCGGTCCTGGTTTTTCTTGTTGCCCAGGATTACTTGGAGTATCATGATTGGCACGCCAATCAAAGGAACAAAGAGAAAAGCTTCCCTCCAGCCTGCAACCGCCCTCAGCGAGGGGTGCCTGTACCCTTTTTCGATTTTCGTGTACGCGGCGCGGCTGAGCCCTGCCCGGCGGGCGAGCTCGGCCTGGGTCAAACTGGCCCGCAATCGTGCTTGGCGCAAGGCAAGGCGCATTTTCTGCTTCTCCTTTTCAAGTTGCGTAATTTATGTGCCGCTAGGGAACATTATATGTGTTCCATTAGAAACTTGTAGACAAGGTGAGAAACAGGATAGAGTTTCTAAGAGAAACCTTTGGGGGGCGGTCGCATGAATCGGTTCGGGGAGACATTAAAGAGGTTGCGGGAACAGATGGACCTTCGACAGAACGACCTGGCGGAGATGGCCGGAGTTGAGCGCTCAACCGTTGCCAACTGGGAACGCGGAGCGAAGCAGCCGAGCTTGGACACTTTGGTGAGGCTGAGCGAAATTTTCGGTGTCTCGCTGGACGAACTTGTAGGTACGACAAGGGTGACCGCTCCCCTGCCCCCAGCGTGTTACTTTTCCCTGACTTCGGATCCGGTGGTAAAGCTCCTGGCCAAGCGAACCAGCGTTCCCGCTAAAGCCATCGCCGCTTTCATTGCAGCCTTCCATATTATGGGCAACAATTATGGGAAGCGACAACAATCCAAGAATTGCTAACGGCCCGTCAGGCTGGGCCGGGAGAGCCTGAATCTCTGCGGGGCGGCTACAGGACAAACACCTTCGCAAGGCTGTCTCCGGAGGGTTTAAGCCTGACTGAAGCACAATGAACAGTATGTTCCGGGCAGCATTCATATCCCTCTAGATTACGAGACCACATCCCGGGGATTTGTGTGCGCAGGCGGGCAGCGATTTCGTGACCAGGAGCATGGAGGATACCCCATCCACCAAACGGGCGGGGGTTGAGCAAGGGTTAAGCCAGGAGTTGCCCTTCGCCAAGACTCTAGCCGACCCGCGCGCATCAGCGCATTCGAGGGCGAGAAACCCGCCTCCATATA carries:
- a CDS encoding helix-turn-helix transcriptional regulator produces the protein MRLALRQARLRASLTQAELARRAGLSRAAYTKIEKGYRHPSLRAVAGWREAFLFVPLIGVPIMILQVILGNKKNQDRVYGWIK
- a CDS encoding helix-turn-helix transcriptional regulator, with translation MNRFGETLKRLREQMDLRQNDLAEMAGVERSTVANWERGAKQPSLDTLVRLSEIFGVSLDELVGTTRVTAPLPPACYFSLTSDPVVKLLAKRTSVPAKAIAAFIAAFHIMGNNYGKRQQSKNC